One Spirochaeta africana DSM 8902 genomic window carries:
- the yidD gene encoding membrane protein insertion efficiency factor YidD: protein MQSDTPHSEQDPVPGEQAAAPGEQDAMPGSAAPQGSPPTRLWQRLQGWIRQLWILPIRFYQLVISPWLPPSCIYSPSCSEYTRRAILRHGLLRGVAIGILRIGRCIGSLYTGGTDPVPHTIRWPDIFRQFKQRWRWRRS, encoded by the coding sequence ATGCAGTCTGACACCCCCCACAGCGAGCAGGATCCTGTGCCAGGGGAGCAGGCGGCAGCACCGGGAGAACAGGATGCCATGCCGGGGTCTGCAGCGCCGCAGGGATCACCGCCGACCCGGCTATGGCAGCGGCTCCAGGGCTGGATTCGCCAGCTGTGGATTCTCCCGATCCGGTTCTACCAGCTGGTTATCAGCCCCTGGCTGCCGCCGTCCTGCATTTATTCCCCCAGCTGCTCGGAATACACCAGACGCGCCATACTGCGACATGGTCTGCTGCGCGGTGTCGCCATCGGGATACTGCGGATTGGCCGCTGCATCGGCTCCTTGTATACCGGCGGCACAGACCCGGTACCGCACACCATCCGCTGGCCCGATATATTCCGGCAGTTCAAGCAGCGCTGGCGCTGGCGAAGATCCTGA